In one Pseudarthrobacter sp. NBSH8 genomic region, the following are encoded:
- a CDS encoding cytochrome bc complex cytochrome b subunit gives MSAASRAEAPAFVAKTKAGRITDFVDARVGGSGILREFGRKVFPDHWSFMFGEVALYSFVILLLSGTFLTFFFDPSMAETHYDGSYLPLKNVEMSVAYSSSLDISFDIRGGLFMRQVHHWAALLFVASIAVHMLRVFFTGAFRKPREMNWVVGSVLLILAMAAGFTGYSLPDDLLSGNGLRIIDGVMKAIPVVGTYISFFFFGGEFPGTAVIGRLYMLHILLVPALILLMIVLHLFMVVVHKHTQYPGPGRNDGNVVGYPLGPVYAAKAGGFFFIVFGVIALMAAFFTINPIWNYGPYDPSPVSAGTQPDWYIGFVDGALRLMPGTFGDWHVEQVWFGHVFTFNVLLPALVPAGILFTVMFMYPWIESWITKDTREHHVLDRPRNAPTRTAIGVAGFVWYCVMWAAAGSDLIATHFHVSLNDVTYWLRALFFVGPVIAFVVAKRVALALQRKDREIALHGRETGRIVRLPHGEFIEVHAPLDEYKRYKLVGFESPSPLPAVPNDHGIVTRKEKQRAFLSKWFFEDRVAPATPAELEAAHGHHAPAVEAGEETKSLSH, from the coding sequence ATGAGCGCAGCATCGAGAGCTGAAGCCCCCGCCTTCGTCGCCAAGACTAAAGCCGGACGCATCACTGATTTTGTTGACGCGCGAGTTGGCGGATCAGGAATCCTGCGCGAATTCGGACGCAAGGTATTTCCCGATCACTGGTCATTCATGTTCGGTGAAGTGGCCCTTTATTCCTTCGTCATCCTCCTGCTTTCGGGCACCTTCCTGACGTTCTTCTTTGACCCGTCCATGGCGGAGACCCACTACGACGGTTCATACCTGCCGTTGAAAAACGTCGAGATGTCCGTGGCGTACAGTTCCTCGCTGGACATTTCCTTCGACATCCGTGGCGGTCTGTTTATGCGCCAGGTCCACCACTGGGCCGCACTGCTCTTCGTTGCCTCGATCGCCGTGCACATGCTGCGTGTTTTCTTCACGGGTGCTTTCCGCAAACCGCGTGAAATGAACTGGGTTGTCGGCAGCGTCCTGCTGATCCTCGCCATGGCAGCCGGCTTTACTGGCTACTCCCTCCCCGATGACCTGCTCTCCGGCAACGGCCTGCGGATCATCGACGGTGTTATGAAGGCAATCCCGGTTGTCGGGACGTACATTTCCTTCTTCTTCTTCGGCGGAGAGTTCCCGGGAACGGCTGTTATTGGCCGCCTCTACATGCTGCACATCCTGCTTGTGCCGGCGCTGATCCTGTTGATGATCGTCCTGCACCTCTTTATGGTGGTTGTGCACAAGCACACCCAGTACCCCGGTCCGGGCCGCAATGACGGTAACGTTGTTGGCTACCCGCTCGGCCCTGTGTATGCAGCCAAGGCTGGCGGCTTCTTCTTCATTGTCTTCGGTGTCATTGCCCTCATGGCGGCCTTCTTCACGATCAACCCGATCTGGAACTACGGCCCGTATGACCCCTCACCGGTGTCGGCCGGTACACAACCTGACTGGTACATCGGATTTGTTGACGGCGCCCTGCGCCTGATGCCGGGCACCTTCGGCGACTGGCATGTCGAGCAGGTCTGGTTCGGCCACGTGTTCACGTTCAACGTCCTGCTGCCCGCCTTGGTGCCTGCGGGCATTCTGTTCACTGTGATGTTCATGTACCCGTGGATCGAAAGCTGGATCACCAAGGACACCCGCGAGCACCATGTCCTGGACCGTCCGCGGAACGCCCCCACCCGCACCGCCATCGGGGTCGCCGGCTTCGTCTGGTACTGCGTGATGTGGGCAGCTGCTGGTTCGGACCTCATCGCAACACACTTCCACGTGTCCCTGAACGATGTGACGTACTGGCTCCGCGCCTTGTTCTTCGTCGGCCCGGTCATCGCGTTTGTGGTTGCAAAGCGGGTAGCCCTCGCACTCCAGCGCAAGGACCGCGAGATCGCGCTCCACGGCCGGGAAACAGGACGTATTGTCCGTCTTCCGCATGGTGAATTCATCGAAGTGCATGCGCCCCTGGACGAGTACAAGCGCTACAAGCTCGTTGGCTTCGAATCGCCCTCGCCGCTGCCGGCGGTCCCCAACGACCACGGCATTGTGACGCGCAAGGAAAAGCAGCGCGCTTTCCTGTCCAAGTGGTTCTTTGAAGACCGTGTGGCACCGGCCACGCCTGCAGAGCTGGAGGCCGCCCACGGCCACCACGCCCCTGCGGTCGAGGCTGGCGAGGAAACCAAGAGCCTCAGCCACTAA
- a CDS encoding ubiquinol-cytochrome c reductase iron-sulfur subunit, producing MGNHSDGSPNHSGTVATAGQNEVEKFQDPGIPPHRLRLADTDPKAAKRAERQVAVLFGASVVGTLIFLVAYFAIDLGEGTSIATIRLQNALLGVGTAFAMLGIGTGIVHWAKALMPDHEVSEERHPIRTEEDRLAAVRIVDDIVEETGIKRRPLIRNTLLGAMALAPLPAIAVFGDLGPRPDRALAHTMWAPQEGKLKRLTRDPDGTPIKASDVTIGSAFHVIPEGLNELHEGKLNEKAKAVVLLMRLDPASLNPSEGREDWSYNGIVAYSKICTHVGCPVALYEQQTHHLLCPCHQSTFDLTNECKVIFGPASRPLPQLPIAVDAEGYLVATSDFNEPVGPSYWERDEHERSIES from the coding sequence AGTGACGGCAGTCCGAACCACTCGGGCACCGTAGCTACGGCTGGTCAGAATGAGGTGGAGAAGTTCCAGGATCCTGGAATTCCCCCGCACCGTTTGCGCCTGGCCGACACGGACCCGAAGGCCGCAAAGCGTGCAGAACGGCAGGTCGCCGTACTTTTCGGCGCGTCAGTCGTCGGCACCCTGATCTTCCTGGTGGCGTACTTCGCCATCGACTTGGGCGAAGGAACAAGCATCGCCACTATCCGGCTGCAGAACGCTTTGCTGGGCGTTGGCACCGCTTTTGCGATGCTCGGCATCGGCACCGGCATTGTGCACTGGGCCAAGGCCCTCATGCCGGACCATGAAGTCTCCGAAGAACGCCATCCCATCCGCACCGAAGAAGACCGCCTGGCGGCCGTCCGGATCGTGGATGACATCGTTGAAGAGACCGGCATTAAGCGCCGCCCGCTCATCCGCAACACGCTGCTCGGTGCTATGGCCCTGGCCCCACTTCCCGCAATTGCGGTTTTTGGTGACCTTGGCCCCCGCCCCGACCGGGCGCTGGCCCACACCATGTGGGCGCCGCAGGAGGGCAAGCTCAAGCGCCTCACCCGCGACCCCGACGGCACACCTATCAAGGCCTCTGACGTCACCATCGGCTCGGCTTTCCACGTAATTCCCGAGGGCCTGAACGAGCTGCATGAAGGCAAGCTCAACGAAAAGGCCAAGGCAGTCGTCCTGCTGATGCGTCTGGACCCCGCGTCGCTGAACCCCTCCGAGGGCCGCGAAGACTGGAGCTACAACGGAATCGTTGCGTACTCCAAGATCTGCACCCACGTCGGTTGCCCCGTTGCCCTGTATGAGCAGCAGACGCACCACTTGCTGTGCCCGTGCCACCAGTCCACCTTTGACCTCACGAACGAGTGCAAAGTGATCTTTGGCCCGGCCAGCCGGCCCCTCCCGCAACTGCCGATCGCAGTGGACGCCGAGGGCTACCTGGTCGCAACCAGCGACTTCAATGAACCTGTAGGACCGAGTTACTGGGAGCGTGATGAGCATGAGCGCAGCATCGAGAGCTGA
- the coxB gene encoding cytochrome c oxidase subunit II: MSSQNRTGSRRKTITTISGLAVAGALVLTGCSPEVEKGWLPTERGTTNHTDRIMDLWVNSWIAALVVGIITWGLIVWCLVAYRRRKGTTGFPRQTSFNLPLEVFYLTIPLFMVLVFFYFTDRDQQAIDDRSKPADVVVDVRGKQWAWDFNYKSGDVVTEDVYEAGVQAHLTGNTINKEALPTLYLPVGKSVDLELNSRDVIHSFWVPAFLQKRDMIPGKTNYIRFTPTKEGTYDGKCAELCGEYHSEMLFRVKVVSEAEFQAHLDKLKADGNTGLLGEEYDRNPNLNEIK, encoded by the coding sequence GTGAGTTCGCAGAACCGAACCGGCAGCCGACGCAAAACGATCACTACGATCTCAGGCTTGGCAGTTGCCGGCGCGTTGGTTTTGACTGGATGTTCGCCAGAGGTAGAGAAGGGGTGGCTGCCCACCGAGCGTGGCACCACCAATCACACTGACCGGATCATGGACCTCTGGGTCAACTCATGGATTGCAGCCCTCGTTGTGGGCATCATCACGTGGGGCTTGATCGTTTGGTGCCTTGTCGCCTACCGCCGCCGCAAGGGCACCACGGGTTTCCCGCGGCAGACCAGCTTTAATCTTCCGCTGGAGGTCTTTTACCTGACCATCCCGCTGTTCATGGTCCTGGTGTTCTTCTACTTCACCGACCGCGACCAGCAGGCCATCGATGACCGCTCCAAGCCGGCCGACGTCGTTGTTGATGTCCGCGGCAAGCAGTGGGCCTGGGACTTCAACTACAAGTCCGGGGACGTCGTCACCGAGGATGTCTACGAGGCTGGAGTTCAGGCACACCTGACTGGTAACACCATCAATAAGGAAGCGCTGCCGACGCTTTACCTGCCGGTTGGAAAGTCAGTTGACCTCGAACTGAACTCGCGCGATGTCATCCACTCTTTCTGGGTTCCCGCCTTCCTCCAGAAGCGCGACATGATCCCCGGCAAGACCAACTACATCAGGTTCACGCCCACTAAAGAGGGAACCTACGACGGCAAGTGCGCCGAGCTCTGTGGTGAGTACCACTCCGAAATGCTGTTCCGCGTCAAGGTTGTCTCCGAAGCCGAATTCCAGGCTCACCTGGACAAGCTCAAGGCAGACGGCAACACGGGACTCCTCGGCGAAGAGTATGACCGCAACCCGAACCTGAACGAAATTAAGTAA
- a CDS encoding cytochrome c oxidase subunit 4 translates to MKIESWIFGAGVFFFVPVSLVYGFLTNWSEWVGTLGILLVGGLSGMIGGYLGFTGKRIGMRPEDRNDAEIHEGAGEQGHFSPWSWWPLVLGLACAGGFLGLAVGWWILFIAAGLAVVALVGWVFEYSRGDHAH, encoded by the coding sequence GTGAAAATCGAATCATGGATATTTGGAGCCGGAGTCTTCTTCTTCGTACCGGTTTCCCTGGTCTACGGTTTCCTGACCAACTGGAGTGAATGGGTCGGAACCCTCGGGATTCTCCTGGTGGGAGGACTCTCCGGAATGATCGGCGGCTACCTTGGCTTCACCGGCAAGCGCATCGGGATGCGTCCCGAGGACCGCAACGATGCCGAGATCCACGAGGGCGCCGGTGAACAAGGCCACTTCAGCCCCTGGAGCTGGTGGCCGCTGGTTCTGGGTCTCGCGTGTGCGGGCGGATTCCTGGGCCTCGCCGTCGGTTGGTGGATCCTGTTCATCGCGGCCGGCCTCGCAGTCGTAGCCCTTGTGGGGTGGGTCTTCGAGTACAGCCGTGGGGACCACGCCCACTAG
- a CDS encoding HPr family phosphocarrier protein yields the protein MPVHKAIVSASVGLHARPAAVFVRAVTETGLPVSIRKAGIQGVDARSLLEVMTADFPFGCEVELSVPDSALSGPVTHRDAEAALRMLAELLESQGAR from the coding sequence TTGCCAGTGCATAAGGCCATAGTGTCAGCGTCAGTCGGCTTGCATGCCCGTCCCGCTGCGGTGTTCGTTAGGGCAGTGACCGAAACAGGACTTCCTGTCAGCATCCGCAAGGCCGGTATCCAGGGTGTCGACGCCCGTTCCCTGCTGGAAGTGATGACTGCCGATTTCCCGTTCGGCTGCGAAGTAGAACTTTCAGTTCCCGACAGTGCCCTCAGCGGCCCTGTCACTCACCGCGACGCAGAGGCGGCCCTCCGTATGCTGGCTGAGCTTCTGGAGTCACAGGGCGCCAGGTAG
- a CDS encoding iron-sulfur cluster assembly accessory protein, translated as MSTATNENITETTSAASDELAAHEVKLTDVAAGKVRSLLEQEGRTDLRLRVAVQPGGCSGLIYQLYFDERLLDGDAVRDYDGVEVVVDKMSVPYLSGASIDFEDTISKQGFTIDNPNAGGSCACGDSFH; from the coding sequence ATGAGCACTGCAACCAACGAGAACATCACCGAGACCACCAGCGCTGCCAGCGATGAACTGGCCGCACATGAGGTCAAACTGACCGACGTCGCAGCAGGCAAGGTGCGCAGCCTCCTGGAGCAGGAAGGCCGGACCGATCTCCGCCTCCGCGTTGCCGTCCAGCCCGGCGGCTGCTCCGGCCTCATTTACCAGCTTTACTTCGACGAGCGCCTCCTCGATGGAGATGCCGTCCGCGACTATGACGGCGTCGAAGTTGTGGTGGACAAGATGAGCGTGCCGTACCTCAGTGGAGCCAGCATCGACTTCGAGGACACAATCTCCAAGCAGGGCTTCACCATCGACAACCCCAATGCCGGTGGCTCCTGCGCCTGTGGTGATTCGTTCCACTGA
- the ctaD gene encoding cytochrome c oxidase subunit I, which translates to MATYTQTAPAGTLEAPVVPKSKGRIVVNWITSTDHKTIGYMYLIASFVFFCLGGVMALLIRAELFEPGMQILQTKEQYNQLFTMHGTVMLLMFATPLFAGFTNVIMPLQIGAPDVAFPRLNALAFWFFLFGSTIAVSGFITPQGAASFGWFAYAPLSNTTFSPGIGGDLWVFGLALSGFGTILGAVNFITTIICMRAPGMTMWRMPIFTWNALVTSILVLMAFPPLAAALFALGADRRFGAHIFDPENGGAVLWQHLFWFFGHPEVYIIALPFFGIVSEIFPVFSRKPIFGYKGLVYATIAIAALSVTVWAHHMYVTGSVLLPFFAFMTMLIAVPTGVKFFNWIGTMWRGSITFETPMLWSIGFLITFLFGGLTGIILASPPLDFHVSDSYFVVAHFHYVVFGTVVFAMFAGFYFWWPKFTGKMLNERLGKIHFWMLFLGFHGTFLIQHWLGVMGMPRRYADYLVEDNFAWMNQFSTIGSFLLGASMIPFFWNVYITSRSSERVEVDDPWGFGASLEWATSCPPPRHNFTSLPRIRSERPALDLHHPELSQVHTVESPAAAAAVLGNADQKDTAK; encoded by the coding sequence GTGGCAACTTATACCCAGACCGCACCTGCCGGAACCCTAGAGGCTCCCGTAGTTCCTAAGTCCAAGGGACGCATCGTCGTCAACTGGATCACCTCCACGGACCACAAGACCATCGGGTACATGTACCTGATCGCGTCGTTTGTGTTCTTCTGCCTCGGTGGCGTCATGGCTCTGCTCATCCGGGCCGAGCTGTTCGAACCTGGCATGCAGATCCTGCAGACTAAGGAGCAGTACAACCAGCTGTTCACGATGCACGGCACCGTCATGCTGCTGATGTTCGCGACGCCGCTGTTCGCCGGCTTCACCAACGTCATCATGCCGCTGCAGATCGGTGCCCCCGATGTCGCGTTCCCGCGGCTGAACGCCCTGGCCTTCTGGTTCTTCCTCTTCGGCTCCACCATCGCGGTGTCCGGCTTCATCACCCCCCAGGGTGCGGCGTCGTTCGGCTGGTTCGCGTACGCGCCGCTGTCCAACACCACGTTCAGCCCAGGCATCGGCGGTGACCTGTGGGTCTTCGGCCTGGCGCTGTCCGGCTTCGGCACCATCCTGGGTGCCGTCAACTTCATCACCACCATCATCTGCATGCGCGCTCCGGGCATGACCATGTGGCGGATGCCCATCTTCACCTGGAACGCCCTGGTGACATCCATCCTCGTGCTGATGGCCTTCCCGCCGCTGGCTGCCGCATTGTTCGCGCTCGGCGCCGACCGCCGCTTCGGTGCACACATCTTCGATCCGGAGAACGGCGGCGCGGTGCTGTGGCAGCACCTCTTCTGGTTCTTCGGACACCCCGAGGTGTACATCATCGCGCTGCCGTTCTTCGGCATTGTGTCCGAGATCTTCCCGGTCTTCAGCCGTAAGCCGATCTTCGGCTACAAGGGCCTGGTCTACGCGACCATCGCCATTGCAGCCCTGTCCGTGACCGTGTGGGCCCACCACATGTACGTGACCGGCTCGGTCCTGCTGCCGTTCTTCGCTTTCATGACCATGCTGATCGCGGTCCCCACCGGCGTGAAGTTCTTCAACTGGATCGGCACCATGTGGCGGGGGTCCATTACATTCGAGACCCCCATGCTGTGGAGCATCGGCTTCCTCATCACCTTCCTCTTCGGCGGCCTGACCGGCATCATCCTGGCGTCGCCGCCGCTGGACTTCCACGTGTCTGACTCCTACTTTGTGGTGGCGCACTTCCACTACGTGGTCTTCGGCACGGTGGTGTTCGCGATGTTCGCAGGCTTCTACTTCTGGTGGCCAAAATTCACCGGCAAGATGCTCAACGAGCGCCTCGGAAAGATCCACTTCTGGATGCTGTTCCTTGGCTTCCACGGCACGTTCCTCATCCAGCACTGGCTCGGGGTTATGGGCATGCCCCGCCGCTACGCCGACTACCTGGTGGAGGACAACTTCGCCTGGATGAACCAGTTCTCCACCATCGGCTCCTTCCTGCTCGGCGCCTCAATGATTCCGTTCTTCTGGAACGTTTACATCACGTCACGGAGCTCCGAACGCGTTGAGGTTGATGACCCGTGGGGCTTCGGAGCGTCGCTTGAGTGGGCTACCTCTTGCCCGCCGCCGCGCCACAACTTCACCTCGCTGCCCCGGATCCGTTCAGAGCGTCCAGCCCTGGACCTCCACCACCCGGAGCTCTCGCAGGTACATACCGTTGAATCGCCTGCAGCCGCAGCAGCGGTGCTCGGTAACGCCGACCAGAAGGACACCGCCAAGTGA
- a CDS encoding GntR family transcriptional regulator → MANARGVAGEIDRGSGIAIYIQLREILRAYIGDSCPPGSALPSERDLALRFGLARMTVRQAIDALVGEEVLERVVGLGTFVRKPKLDLQVKLTSYSEEMQRRGMIPAAKVLSFEQIGASAFLARELQVEEGTPLVRFRRLLLADGEPMSVDENFIPAQRVPGLLDGEPPTSLYNVLSEQFGLVMEWGEDMIEATAASPSTARLLNVDVGAPLLKIQRHAFVARAMVDYSVSYYRADRYKLWVPLQRPGARPARNQSLGYRNH, encoded by the coding sequence GTGGCTAATGCCCGCGGCGTTGCCGGTGAGATAGACCGCGGCAGCGGGATTGCCATCTACATCCAACTCAGGGAGATCCTTCGGGCCTACATCGGCGATTCCTGTCCGCCCGGATCCGCTCTGCCCTCGGAACGTGACCTTGCACTGCGGTTCGGTCTGGCCCGGATGACAGTTCGGCAGGCCATCGATGCCCTAGTAGGCGAGGAAGTCCTCGAACGGGTCGTCGGCCTTGGCACGTTCGTACGGAAGCCCAAACTCGACCTTCAGGTAAAACTCACCTCGTACAGCGAGGAGATGCAACGCCGCGGCATGATTCCGGCCGCTAAAGTCCTGAGCTTTGAACAGATAGGCGCCAGTGCCTTCCTGGCCCGTGAGCTGCAGGTCGAGGAGGGGACGCCACTTGTCCGTTTCCGTCGGCTGCTGCTGGCGGACGGAGAGCCCATGAGCGTGGACGAGAACTTCATCCCGGCGCAGCGAGTCCCGGGACTCCTCGACGGCGAGCCCCCAACCTCGCTCTACAACGTGCTCAGTGAGCAGTTCGGCCTCGTCATGGAGTGGGGAGAAGACATGATCGAAGCGACGGCTGCATCGCCTTCGACGGCACGCTTGCTCAATGTTGACGTCGGCGCCCCCTTGCTGAAAATCCAGAGGCACGCCTTTGTTGCCCGGGCGATGGTTGACTACTCGGTTTCGTATTACCGTGCCGACCGCTACAAGCTATGGGTACCGCTCCAGCGGCCAGGTGCGAGGCCTGCCCGCAACCAATCGCTGGGCTACCGAAACCACTAG